A window of the Tursiops truncatus isolate mTurTru1 chromosome 14, mTurTru1.mat.Y, whole genome shotgun sequence genome harbors these coding sequences:
- the CIAO1 gene encoding probable cytosolic iron-sulfur protein assembly protein CIAO1, giving the protein MKDSLVLLGRILAHPDSRCWFLAWNPAGTLLASCGGDRSVRIWGREGDSWICKSVLCEGHQRTVRKVAWSPCGNYLASASFDATTCIWKKKNDDFECVTTLEGHENEVKSVAWAPSGNLLATCSRDKSVWVWEVDEEDEYECVSVLNSHTQDVKHVVWHPSQELLASASYDDTVKLYREEEDDWVCCATLEGHESTVWSLAFDPSGQRLASCSDDRTVRIWHQYLPGNEQGVACSGSDPSWKCICTLSGFHSRTIYDVAWCQLTGALATACGDDAIRVFEEDPGSDLQQPTFSVTAHVPQAHSQDVNCVAWNPKERGLLASCSDDGELAFWKYQLSEGL; this is encoded by the exons ATGAAGGACTCGCTGGTGCTGCTTGGCCGTATCCTGGCGCACCCGGACTCCCGCTGCTGGTTCCTGGCCTGGAACCCCGCGGGAACCTTGCTGGCCTCGTGCGGGGGCGACCGGAGTGTCCGCATCTGGGGCAGGGAGG GTGACAGCTGGATCTGCAAATCTGTCCTTTGTGAAGGCCACCAGCGCACCGTGCGGAAGGTGGCCTGGTCTCCCTGTGGGAATTACCTGGCCTCTGCCAGCTTTGATGCTACCACTTGCATTTGGAAGAAGAAGAATGATGACTTTGAG TGTGTAACCACTCTGGAGGGCCATGAAAATGAGGTCAAGTCAGTAGCCTGGGCCCCATCTGGCAACCTCCTTGCCACCTGCAGCCGAGATAAGAGTGTGTGGGTCTGGGAAG TTGATGAAGAAGACGAGTATGAATGTGTTAGTGTCCTCAACTCTCACACACAGGATGTCAAGCATGTGGTTTGGCACCCGAGCCAGGAG CTGTTAGCCTCTGCCAGCTATGACGACACAGTGAAGCTCTACCGGGAGGAAGAGGATGACTGGGTATGCTGTGCCACCCTCGAAGGCCACGAATCCACCGTGTGGAGCTTGGCCTTTGACCCCAGTGGCCAGCGCCTGGCCTCTTGCAGTGATGACCGTACCGTGCGCATCTGGCACCAGTATCTACCGGGCAATGAGCAAG GGGTGGCGTGCAGCGGCTCTGACCCTAGCTGGAAATGTATCTGCACCTTGTCAGGCTTCCACTCCAGGACCATTTACGATGTCGCTTG GTGTCAGCTGACAGGGGCCCTGGCTACCGCCTGTGGGGATGATGCCATCCGAGTATTTGAGGAGGATCCTGGCTCAGATCTGCAGCAGCCCACCTTCTCCGTGACGGCCCACGTGCCTCAGGCCCATTCCCAGGATGTCAACTGTGTGGCCTGGAATCCCAAGGAGCGGGGGCTCCTGGCCTCCTGCAGTGATGATGGAGAGTTGGCCTTCTGGAAATATCAGCTGTCTGAAGGCCTCTGA
- the TMEM127 gene encoding transmembrane protein 127 isoform X1: MYAPGGAGLPGGRRRRNPGGSALPKQPERSLASALPGALSITALCTALAEPAWLHIHGGTCSRQELGVSDVLGSVHPDLLKDFCMNPQTVLLLRVIAAFCFLGILCSLSAFLLDVFGPKHPALKITRRYAFAHILTVLQCATVIGFSYWASELILAQQQQHKKYHGSQVYVTFAVSFYLVAGAGGASILATAANLLRHYPTEEEEQALELLSEMEENEPYPAEYEVINQFQPPPAYTP; encoded by the exons ATGTACGCCCCCGGAGGCGCAGGGCTGCCTGGCGGGCGCCGGCGGAGGAACCCGGGAGGCAGCGCTCTGCCCAAGCAGCCGGAGCGTAGCCTGGCCTCGGCCCTGCCGGGTGCCCTGTCCATCACCGCGCTGTGCACTGCCCTCGCCGAGCCTGCCTGGCTGCACATCCACGGTGGCACCTGTTCCCGCCAGGAGCTGGGGGTCTCCGACGTGCTGGGCTCCGTGCACCCGGACCTGCTGAAAG ATTTCTGCATGAATCCCCAGACAGTCCTGCTCCTGCGGGTCATCGCCGCCTTCTGCTTCCTGGGCATCCTGTGTAGTCTCTCCGCCTTCCTTCTGGATGTCTTCGGGCCCAAGCATCCAGCCCTGAAGATCACCCGTCGCTATGCCTTCGCCCACATCCTCACAG TCCTGCAGTGTGCCACCGTCATCGGTTTTTCTTACTGGGCTTCCGAACTCATCCTGGCCCAGCAGCAGCAACATAAGAAGTACCACGGCTCCCAGGTTTATGTCACCTTTGCTGTTAGCTTCTACCTGGTGGCAGGCGCGGGCGGGGCCTCAATCCTGGCCACAGCAGCCAACCTCCTGCGCCACTACCCCACGGAGGAAGAGGAGCAGGCGCTGGAGCTGCTCTCAGAGATGGAGGAGAACGAGCCCTACCCGGCAGAGTACGAGGTCATCAACCAGTTCCAGCCGCCCCCGGCCTACACGCCCTAG
- the TMEM127 gene encoding transmembrane protein 127 isoform X2, with product MNPQTVLLLRVIAAFCFLGILCSLSAFLLDVFGPKHPALKITRRYAFAHILTVLQCATVIGFSYWASELILAQQQQHKKYHGSQVYVTFAVSFYLVAGAGGASILATAANLLRHYPTEEEEQALELLSEMEENEPYPAEYEVINQFQPPPAYTP from the exons ATGAATCCCCAGACAGTCCTGCTCCTGCGGGTCATCGCCGCCTTCTGCTTCCTGGGCATCCTGTGTAGTCTCTCCGCCTTCCTTCTGGATGTCTTCGGGCCCAAGCATCCAGCCCTGAAGATCACCCGTCGCTATGCCTTCGCCCACATCCTCACAG TCCTGCAGTGTGCCACCGTCATCGGTTTTTCTTACTGGGCTTCCGAACTCATCCTGGCCCAGCAGCAGCAACATAAGAAGTACCACGGCTCCCAGGTTTATGTCACCTTTGCTGTTAGCTTCTACCTGGTGGCAGGCGCGGGCGGGGCCTCAATCCTGGCCACAGCAGCCAACCTCCTGCGCCACTACCCCACGGAGGAAGAGGAGCAGGCGCTGGAGCTGCTCTCAGAGATGGAGGAGAACGAGCCCTACCCGGCAGAGTACGAGGTCATCAACCAGTTCCAGCCGCCCCCGGCCTACACGCCCTAG